The window ATGATGATCTCTGGATCAGATCCTAGTACTTTTAGTGGGCGAATGACACCAGTGACTATCTGCGAGAGTTTATCCCAAGGGATGCCCGTGCCAAGTGTTGCCGTATCTCTCGTTAGGCTTTCCTAAACCTCAAGGGAGGAAAGTCATCATCCTTATCCGGCGAGGAATATGAGGGAGTATATGCAGGAGGGATACACCTGGGTAGTGGACCTGGACATAGAGAAATTCTTTGACCGGGTCAATCATGACATACTCATGGCTCAGGTGGCCCGGAGGGTCAAGGATAAGTGGAAAAGGATTCGCACTCGGTATAGAGAGTTGCGGCGGCTTGGACAGCCAGAATGGAAGGTTCATGAGGTTGCCGACGCGCGCAAAAGGGCCATGGCGCATGGCTAATGGTCCTCTCAACAGCATCCTGACGCTGGCCTGCTGGCAGAGTCAGGGGCTAATTGACCTTGTCGTTCATTACCGGGAAATCCGTAAGCAATGGCGAATGGCCGGATGCGCGACCGCATGTCCGATGAGGTGAGGGGGCGAAACGCCCCCCTCTTACTTGATGATTCGAGTGATGATGTGCTGGCTCAGTGACCGCAGATTTTCATTTCGCTACTGTGATGAAAATCGGATTGGAGTAGAACCAGAGATCAGCGTACGCCTCAGCGCTTCCATTGAGTCCAAGGTTAGCCGCAAGGTCATCTATAAGTGGGTTACCATCAGCATCTGTCTCATTGGGAACACCTACGCCCAGGTTGGTACCACGCAGCCGTATGTACTGATCTTTTTGGACGTTTGGAATCTCGAATGCTATGGTGTTAAACCCATCAGGATCGGTCGACCAGTCCTTGCTTGTAAACCGCTGTAGCACCCTGGTACTCTCATTGGTATCACTGTTGTACCGTGGGTCATCCGGGTAGATCTTGCCGGTTACGTCACCAATGATGAGATCCACATGACCACAACCGGCTTGTCACCATTATTGTTCGCGGCAGGGCTCCTGAAACGAATGACGACCTTAACAGTCGAACCTTTCTCGACCATGAGGTCCCCGCCCATCGTGGCCTTGCTCTTACCATCAGAAGCCGTAAAATCGAGGGCGTTGATAAGGTCTCCATGGACCACGAATGCATTTCCAGACCTCATGCCATCTATTATGGAGCGCGGGCTCCGGTCTTTAACGTAGACATAGGTCTTAGTATACTCACCAGGATAGAAATCCCCACCATCAGTGCTATGGAAATCCGAGTTCGCGAATATCCAGAACCTGCGCTTCTCACCGAGTAGGCTATCCCAGAGCCCTCCCACCCGGCTACCATGTAGTCTGCCCCGCCATAGGTGCGGGCACGGTAGGTATTATCTCCGAGATTACTTCCGTAACCGCCCCTTGCATCCTCCTTCTGGTGCCCGGGCAACCCTTCGAAACCGAAACACACTGTCGGCGCTGCGTTATTGAAGTCGCGGATATCGGCAGCCGAGTACTTGAGAACGCGGGAAGGGTGATTTATCAGGAAATAACTGGTGTCAGCGTAATTCTCCTGGAGGTAAGCAGCGCCTGCCACGGCATCCGCATGTGTGACATTCCGCTTGACAAGGCCTTCCCTTGCGCGGCTTGTATCCTTATCTCCGGCATCGAACATATATTCAAAGTCACTTATCGCAGTCGGGACATCTTCGACAATGGCAACACTTGCGTGTTCATGGGAGGGAACGTTCCATTCAAGACCCTGGATGAGGGTTTTGTTCGAGTATCGAGACTGCAGAGATTGAAGCAACGGATACGAATAATCGCGGAGCGACTGCCAGCGCCACATAAGAAGACGCCCATTTTTATCCTTAACTGGATTACCGATAATATAGGGTGCTGGAGTGACGTTTTCCCAGTATGCGCCTTCGGGGTTACGCGCGAAGGCTCCTCCATGCTCCGAATTGGCCATCCAGTCCAGTCCGAACGTGTCAAATGCATGACCTACTACATCCGCCTGAGTGTGGCTTCCGTCCGTAAGGAAAGTGTGGGTATGGAAGTCTCCTGTGATCCATTCACCGGCAAACGCATAGAGACTACCTACGGCTACCATGAGCGCGGTCAATATCAACACAACGCTCATTCTGAATGATGACCTGTACACTGAATACCAGCTCCTTTCAGGGAAGAATTGTTCTGTAGAGGAACATAAAGGATGAACGTTAAGAGAACATATCAGTGGAGTAAACATCCCGTGAACGAATCATAACCCGAGCCACGGGAGGCATCCATCCCACGGGGACATAGATGCTATCACTGTGTCCCGGGACCAGGAATTCCGCGATGAAGCAGATATGGGATTATGCAAGTAAAGTATTCAATCTTGACCGATTCCTTCGTGAATACCATGACTCGAGGATAAACCCTCAGATTCCTTCCTCTGGAGGATCTGTGCTATAGACGGCACATAAACCCACTCGACCCAAAGACCGTCTAAGAAGGCTTTAGACTGGACGAAGGGGCATCATTCGTCGACGTGACCAAGTTCGTCGCGTCCACGCACTATCAACTCCTGGAACTGTGGTTGCTTCATTGGGTGTAGGAAGGCAGCACCTTAACAACGGAGTCAAAAGCCGTCATGTCGGGTATGCCGTCCTGCGGGGTAGCCATGGGTTAAGATTAGGAAATTTTGTCTAAATCTAAGAATATTTTAACGTCACCTTAACGCTTCCTTAATGGCCCCGTTTTATATTAATACTGTCAGAGTGTATCTGGCAGGAACAACCAAGAATAGCAGCCTGCCTAGGGAGGTTGAAAACGTGGCCACTATCTATGTGCTAGATAGCAACGTCCTTTTAAGCGACCCCCAGGCCATCCATGCTTTTCCCGGGGCCGAGGTGGTCATCCCCGGCGTGGTCATCGAGGAAATCGACGCCAAAAAGTACGGCCTCGACGGTACTGCCTACAACGCCCGCCAGGTGGCTCGCCAGCTGGATCTCTACCGTGCCGCCGGAAGTTTGAAGGAAACGGTACCCCTGGATAACGGCGGTACCCTGCGGGTTGAATTGAATCACCGCTCCCTGGATTGCCTGCGGGATCACTTCCCGGAAATCAACAACGACAACCGCCTGCTGGCCGTAGCTTTAAACCTGCAGCAGGAGGCCCGGCAGCAAGATCCCCCCGGGCAGGTGGTCCTGGTCTCCCAGGATGCCATCGTCCGCATCAAAGCCGACGCCCTGGGCCTGGCGGCCGAGGATTACCAGGCCCAGGATAATAAAATCATCCCCGACAGTTACACCGGTTACGAGGAGGTGGAGGTTGAACCCGGCCTTATAGACCGGTTTTATTGTTACCGGGAACTGCCCGCCGCGGAACTGCCCCTGGAACTGCAACCGAACCAGTATATCATCCTGAAAAGTTATGGCTCCCCCCAGTCAGCCATTGCCCGCTATAATCATGAACGCAGCCTGCTCCTCCCCCTAGCCCCGGCCGGCAATAGCATCTGGGGCATAAGCCCGCGCAACGTCCAGCAAAAAATGGCCCTGGACCTCCTCCTGGACAGGAATATCCCCCTGGTCACCATCACCGGCCGGGCTGGTACCGGCAAAACCCTCCTGGCCCTGGCCGCCGGCCTCCACCTCACCCAGGAAGAAGCCGCCTACCAGAAATTACTCATCGCCCGCCCGGTGATCCCCCTGGGACGGGATATAGGTTACCTGCCGGGAACCAAGGAAGAAA is drawn from Bacillota bacterium and contains these coding sequences:
- a CDS encoding PhoH family protein, producing the protein MATIYVLDSNVLLSDPQAIHAFPGAEVVIPGVVIEEIDAKKYGLDGTAYNARQVARQLDLYRAAGSLKETVPLDNGGTLRVELNHRSLDCLRDHFPEINNDNRLLAVALNLQQEARQQDPPGQVVLVSQDAIVRIKADALGLAAEDYQAQDNKIIPDSYTGYEEVEVEPGLIDRFYCYRELPAAELPLELQPNQYIILKSYGSPQSAIARYNHERSLLLPLAPAGNSIWGISPRNVQQKMALDLLLDRNIPLVTITGRAGTGKTLLALAAGLHLTQEEAAYQKLLIARPVIPLGRDIGYLPGTKEEKLRPWMQPIFDNLEFLFAKRKGTLEEVLAGLKNVQVEALTYIRGRTLPGQYIIIDEAQNLTRHEVKTVISRVGEGSKIVLLGDPEQIDHPYLDAASNGLAYTVGKFKSQPLAGHITLVKGERSPLARLAAAIL